A region of the Cannabis sativa cultivar Pink pepper isolate KNU-18-1 chromosome 3, ASM2916894v1, whole genome shotgun sequence genome:
ACTTTTAAAACATTTAAGGGAAAGAAAAACAGTAAAAGTAAAGAAACTTTTATCCTTGCCTTAAGCAATGGATGAAGATGACCACCATCAATAGGTAGACCTTTAGCAGTGAAATTATATTCTTTAAACTCTAATTCCTTCCAATCCCCCCTAAAATTATCGAACAAAACAGAAACCTGTCAGCAAGATAATTTCATTTACAAGAATAATATTAGTGTGTCAAAAGTCATCATGTAGACATTAAAGAATGGATGCTTATATAATACGTAATGATGAACAAACAAGATTTGGTATTATAAACATATGGTAGCCAGACACATACCTCTGTAAGTTTTCTCGAGTCAAATCTGTGGCCACCTTCTTTCTCTCTGGAGCATAGTTAGGGCCCTTACTCACTGAGTAGCCCTTCCATATCCTTGACAATGGACagtaaaaaaacataaatattacTACATGAGCAAATGATATCTATTGCATGACTTTAAAGAAGAGAATTATGTTTACTACCATATATGTTATATGCGCATAAACTGAACGAGAAATTGTCACTAAACACAAACAGACACACACATCACACCCAAAAGGAAACAAAATTGATGATAAGATTTTAGCTAGTGCATCCACATCATATATCCGAAACATGGCAAGCGTAAATTGAGGAAAAATTTCAACTAATGAGTTTCCAAAGCAAATAAATTTTATGCATTTAAGAAGATCGAGATGAAAATTACTGTTGAGCAATAAGTTTTCTTGCTTTGAGAGCCTTGATGTCATCTTGGCTCACAACCTGGATTCACAATATGAAAAATCAGTAATAATTTGAATAAAGAAAAAATCTAATGGCAATTTTTAGTTATTCTTATCAAAACAAGGTGAATTCatagaaaaactaaaaacaagGAATAAAATGCACAGAAATAATACCAATTACCATAGGTGAAATTTATGCAACGAGCAAACTTAGTGAGCTAAACGAACAAGGTGGGAGAGAACAGTAATAGATTAGCTACTCAAATTTGGGTGCAAGGAAAACAGAAGAGTTGGGAGGCCCTTTTAATGGATTAAAATTTATTCTTTtaaggcatatttgttaataaaCGTCCAAACATCATTAACATGTTATGCAGGTAATATGATTATATGACAAAGAGCTCAAGTTTACGCACTTTTCCGTCTTGTATCTGAAGCAGCAAATTTTTAACCTTGTCCTCTACTTGTTGGACCTGCAGCAGGTAAATGGGAAATACATGTAAGAAATATTCTAAAGTAACATCTTATCATATATGGACCTACAAAATCAAACTAAATTAAGACCATAAAAAAGCCTCAGCAGATCATTGTACAAAAGCGATGAAAAAGAAAGCCCCAAGTCCTCAATCAAAAGTAACAAGTGCAAATATACTCTCCAAATGAGAACATAAACACGGCACACATAATATTGACAACTACGATTACAGGGAAATGTATGTACCTTTCTGGTCACTAACTTTCCCAACTCGACCCATTTATTCTTCGCTGCCTGAGAACAACCTATTTTGTATACTGCTGGATCAAGCTTTTTCTGCATCCACACATCAAGAATGAAAACAAAAGTTCACAACACAGCACAGCAcataaaaagagaagaaaaactcaaaaatttaaTCATTGCATAGAAACTATATGAAACATGGAATCATCAAGGTTCTGAATTAGTTTTGAAATTAAGAGGAAGAGCAAGGAAGTAAGTAAGGACCTGTAGTTCATCTTTGGTGATACCCTGAGGTGGTATGGCGAGGAAGAGTAGCATTTCAGGTGAGGCAGTAGCAGCATACGTTTTTCCCTCGTCAGTAAGCACCCATGTCTCTTTTTTGATGTCCTGCATATTACCATTgtaagcttcttcttctttattgaATTCAATTCCATATAAGTTCAACCCAATCATTTGAGCAGAGGATTATTGATTAGGTAGGGAAATGGAGTAAAGGAATAAGAGAAGAACCTGGACGTCGACATATCTGAAGCCATGGAGACTCTTGATGACGTTGACAACTTCGTTGTGATCAAAACCTAGCTGGGCTGCGAATTGACCGGAGTCGGAGATTTGAGTATTGTGGTTGAGGAAACCCAGAATCGCCTCCTCCGCCATTGTTGTTTGGTTCTGTGTAATCTGAGAAatgagaataataataataagagcgTCTTTTTTAAGCCTAAAAACATAAATGTTATCATTACAACCTTACTAGTACCATCACACAAACACATACCCTAATAAAAATGGCGGCGCTGTGAGAGAGACAGAAATCGATTGAGGAGATTGAATCGCAGAGAGAGTTATCGATTGGGATTGGGAGGAGAGTGAGAGTGAGAGAAAAAATCGGAATTAGGGATTTTAAACACTGTAATTAGTCAcaacattaaataaaaatggTAACTAAATCTTCAACAAAAAAAGAAATGGTaactaaataataattagttacaaattttagttgaaaaattttataattattatgaaatattagtattatgtaatattagtatttagagaaagaaaatagagaagagatgagaattttctgagtgttttattccaataggtgatctcctatttatacacatacaagagtcaaatattaagaaactaagacaAAGGGAAACTaatgttgattacattaatggtaataaataaaagatttggatatctacataattaatactatttataacactcccccttggatgtccataataactgcctcattaaaaacctcgccgagaaaacccagtgggacaaaactcagtcaagaaaaaaagagtgcagtatgaaattactccccctcattttggcattcgtggagatcctttaatcgacgcattccaatcttgtgaaccatcttcttaaaagttgatgttggtaatgactTCGTGAATAAGTCTACAAGATTATCGCTTGATCGAATTTGTTGAACATCGATATCACCATTTTCTTGAAGATTGTGTGTAAAGAAGAATTTTGGTGAAATATGTTTAGTTCTGTCTCCTTTAATGTACCCTCCTttaagttgagcgatgcaagcagcattatcttcatagagaattgTTGGTACTTCTTTATTAGATGTTAATCCACATGTTCCTCGAATATGTTGTGTCATTGATCTTAACCAAATACATTCTCGACTTGCCTCGTGAATTGCAAGTATCTCAGCATGATTTGAGGAAGTAGCCACCAGAGTTTGCTTTGTTGACCGTCAGGATATAGCAGTGTCACCGCAAGTGAACAAATAGTCAGTTTGGGATCTGGCTTTAtgtggatcagataaatatcccGCATCTGCGTAGCCAATAAGTTGTGACCCACAATTATTAGAATAGAATAATCCTTTATCAATAGTACCCTGGAGATAGCGGAGTATGTGCTTAATCCCTTTCCAATGTCTATATGTTGGAGCAGAACTAAATCTTGCTAATAAATTGACAGAGAAAGCTATATCAGGTCTTGTACAATTAGCAAGATACATCAATGCTCCTATTGCACTAAGATATGGTACTTCTGGACCAAGGAGCTCTTCATGTTCTTCTCTAGGTCGAAAAGGATCTTTTTCTACATCAAGTGACCTAACTACCATTGGGCTACTCAATGGGTGTGAGTTATCCATATAAAATCGTCTCAAAATCTTTTCAGTATAAGTTGACTGATGAATGAAAATTCCACATTTTAAATGCTCAATTTGTAGACCAagacaaaattttgtttttcctaaatctttcatttcgaactcTTTCTTTAGATATTCCACAAATTTTCCGAAAGTTTTTCGGGGagttccaataatattcaaatcatcaacatatacagcaatgataacaaactcaggacttgaactttttataaaaacacatgggcaaataggatcatttttatatccttcttttaataaatattcactaagtcgattgtaccacatgcgtcctgattgttttaatccatacaatgatctttgtaatttaattgagcacaTTTCTCGATTGCTTGAATTATATGCATCAGGCATCTTAAATCCTTCAGGGATCTTCATGTAAATATCACTATCTAGTGATCCATATAAATAAGCTGTGACTACATCCATTAATCGCATATCGAGTTTTTCACTCACAGCCAGGCTAACCAAATATCTTAatgttattgcatccaccacaggagaatatgtctcctcataatcaatacctggcctttgagaaaaaccttgagctacaagtcttgctttgtatctcacaacttcatttttctcatttcttttacGTAAACATACCCATTTGTATCCAACGGGTTTCACACCTTCAGGTGTTTGGAGTATAGGTCCAAATACTTTGCGTTTAGCAAGTGAATTCAATTCTGCTTGAATTGATTCAATTCTGCTTGAATTACTTCTTTCCATTTTGGccaatcttttctattttgacattctttgatagatttaggttcaagatcctcgttttcattcataatttctagcgctacattataagcaaaaatattgtcgacaattacttcgagtcggttccattcttttcctgtattgacataatttattgagatctcattattgctaatattttcgaattttgaaTCTCTTCAATAGATTTGTTTATGTCAACATCTTCCTCGAAATTTTCAGCCTCTTCATTAGGGCCATCTTGATTATTTgctccctttctttttcgagGATTTTTATCTTTGGAACCGACTGGTCTACCACGGTTCAAACGTGCTTtagaatcattaattaattgtccttctgggacttcaattcgaattggagcattttcagctggaatatgtgattttgtaattttctttgggtcagtgaatgcatttggtaattgatttgcaatattttgcaaatgaattattctttgaacttcaagtcacattgatttgtacgaggatcaaattgagataatgattgtgcattccatataatttctttttccagTTGTTTCTTTTCCCCTCCCCCTAAAGCTGGGAAACTTGTCTCATCAAAATGATAATCAGCAAAACGTGCTGTAAATACATCTCCAGTTGTGGGTTCGAGATATTTAATGATAGATGGAGATTCATACCCAACATATATTCCCAGCCTCCTTTGAGGACCCATCTTTGTTCGTTGTGGTGGAGCAATCGGAA
Encoded here:
- the LOC133036156 gene encoding secreted RxLR effector protein 161-like, with protein sequence MERSNSSRIESIQAELNSLAKRKVFGPILQTPEGVKPVGYKWSTYTEKILRRFYMDNSHPLSSPMVVRSLDVEKDPFRPREEHEELLGPEVPYLSAIGALMYLANCTRPDIAFSVNLLARFSSAPTYRHWKGIKHILRYLQGTIDKGLFYSNNCGSQLIGYADAGYLSDPHKARSQTDYLFTCGDTAIS